Proteins from one Pirellulales bacterium genomic window:
- a CDS encoding DUF58 domain-containing protein — MTTVSPDNDELLSPGLLARLERLEFVTRKVLRGQIKGERRSRRRGQSVEFADYRNYVHGDDVRFIDWNSYARLDRLFLKLFQEEEELHFYALIDASGSMDFGTPTKFRYGLQLAAALGFIGLIRSDRVRIETLGQPAHVQTPVLRGRRSLPRMLDYLSGFHAGENVPLSEGVKRFCLRNPGRGIVVLASDLLDKHGYEEALRYLVARRFDIYVIHVLSAEELQPELAGDLRLVDCEDADVAEISVSAPLIARYRATLNAFVAGARDFCHRRGVTYLLANNQVPVEQFVGGYLRERGLVR; from the coding sequence ATGACCACCGTTTCGCCGGACAACGACGAATTGTTGTCGCCCGGGCTGCTCGCGCGGCTTGAACGGCTCGAGTTCGTCACGCGCAAGGTGCTGCGTGGACAAATCAAGGGCGAGCGCCGCAGCCGCCGCCGGGGTCAGAGCGTCGAGTTTGCCGACTACCGCAATTACGTCCACGGCGACGACGTGCGGTTCATCGACTGGAACAGCTACGCCCGGCTCGACCGGCTGTTTCTCAAGCTGTTCCAGGAAGAAGAAGAACTGCACTTTTACGCCTTGATCGACGCCAGCGGCTCGATGGACTTCGGCACACCGACCAAGTTCCGCTACGGGCTGCAACTGGCCGCGGCGCTGGGGTTCATCGGGCTGATACGCTCGGACCGGGTGCGGATCGAAACGCTCGGCCAACCCGCACACGTGCAAACACCCGTGTTGCGCGGGCGCCGCAGTTTGCCGCGGATGCTCGATTACCTGTCCGGCTTCCACGCGGGCGAAAACGTGCCGCTGTCCGAAGGGGTCAAGCGATTCTGCCTGCGCAATCCCGGCCGGGGGATCGTCGTGCTCGCCTCCGATTTGCTGGACAAGCACGGCTACGAAGAGGCGCTGCGCTACCTCGTCGCGCGGCGCTTCGACATCTACGTCATTCACGTGCTGTCCGCCGAGGAACTGCAACCCGAGCTGGCGGGTGACCTGCGGCTCGTCGATTGTGAAGACGCGGACGTGGCCGAGATCTCCGTCAGCGCGCCGCTGATCGCGCGTTATCGGGCCACACTCAACGCCTTCGTCGCCGGCGCGCGCGACTTCTGCCATCGCCGCGGCGTGACTTACCTCTTGGCCAACAACCAGGTACCCGTCGAACAGTTTGTCGGCGGCTACCTGCGCGAGCGAGGACTGGTGCGCTAG
- a CDS encoding SMP-30/gluconolactonase/LRE family protein: MASRRRLPQFRRFAPPAMLACLLLTAGCIDSGTDLPELVWGRAGVSPGRLQKPRAITRDHQDRLYLVDMTARIQVFDRDGGYRSSWQTPAHDNGRPTGLSFDPRGRILVADTHYYRVLIYSLSGELLQSIGGVNGHGPGQFGFVTDAVVDADGNFYAGEYGEFDRIQKFDPRGQYLLEWGSHGSEPGQFLRPQSLVFDDQQRLWVTDSCNHRLQVFDRNGKLLLAWGEQGSAPGQLYYPYDLAFDGQGHVYVCEFGNSRVQKFTLDGQSVGCWGTYGRAPGQLNNPWGLVRDSQGRLHVLDSNNHRVQRIEL; the protein is encoded by the coding sequence ATGGCATCACGGCGGCGTCTACCGCAATTCCGGCGCTTCGCTCCGCCCGCGATGTTGGCGTGCCTGCTCCTGACGGCCGGTTGTATCGATTCGGGCACCGATCTGCCCGAACTGGTCTGGGGGCGTGCGGGGGTCTCGCCGGGTCGCCTGCAAAAGCCCAGGGCCATCACGCGCGATCACCAGGACCGGCTGTACCTGGTCGACATGACGGCCCGTATCCAGGTGTTCGACCGCGACGGCGGGTATCGATCGTCCTGGCAGACGCCGGCCCACGACAACGGCCGCCCGACTGGTCTGAGCTTCGATCCGCGCGGCCGCATCCTCGTGGCCGATACGCATTACTACCGCGTGCTCATCTACTCGCTGAGCGGCGAACTGCTGCAGTCGATCGGCGGCGTGAATGGTCATGGGCCCGGGCAGTTCGGCTTCGTGACCGATGCCGTGGTCGACGCCGACGGGAACTTCTACGCCGGTGAATACGGCGAGTTCGACCGGATTCAGAAGTTCGATCCCCGGGGCCAGTATCTGCTCGAATGGGGCAGCCACGGCTCCGAGCCGGGGCAATTCCTGCGTCCGCAAAGCCTGGTGTTCGACGACCAGCAACGGCTGTGGGTGACCGATTCGTGCAATCACCGGTTGCAGGTCTTCGACCGGAACGGCAAGCTGCTGCTGGCCTGGGGCGAGCAAGGCAGCGCCCCGGGGCAGCTTTACTACCCGTATGACCTGGCCTTCGACGGCCAAGGACACGTCTACGTTTGTGAATTTGGCAACAGCCGCGTGCAGAAGTTCACGCTCGACGGCCAAAGCGTCGGCTGTTGGGGCACCTACGGCCGGGCCCCGGGACAATTGAACAACCCCTGGGGATTGGTGCGCGACTCTCAAGGGCGGCTGCACGTGCTCGACTCGAACAACCACCGCGTGCAACGCATCGAACTATAG
- a CDS encoding BatA and WFA domain-containing protein yields MGGLTWLNTLAPWQWAVLGLIPPAIIALYFLKLRRAPLVVPSTYLWHRALEDLHVNSLWQRLRRSLLLLLQLLLVALAILALVNPQWQGQQLQGQRFIFLIDNSASMSATDVKPGPTRLDEAKRRVLTLIENMPADSAAMLISFADSARVVQPFTTNRGELRARLAQIAPTERTTSLSEALRVASGLANPGRIGTDAGRDVMVAEALPATLYIVSDGKFPDVADFSLGNLEPILSTVGSLDPANVTVAAFGAQLRNAQEGTWQAYGRLQNHGTQPVEVAVELLHNGNLIDADRVSLAAGGAAGVDFELGTIEPGILELRADVSDTLALDDRAWTPINPPQQVKIVLVSSGNAPLRAALATGTLQELAQVVQVDPKELSTPSFAESIADARLVIFDRCRPEALPPCNTLFVGELPPGDLWSADPPIDVPLVIDTEQAHPMMHLVELGDVLFAEGTPLHPPPGATVLIESQAGPLAAIAPRDSYEDAVLGFTLGGTEQIGTNWPLRLSFPVFVLNTVNYLGGQRDALVAGSLHPGDPAAIRATTERLSVRTPDGRSVPVEHGTQDVFQFDDTERQGAYDVRDAQGTDLGHFAVNLFDAAESDLAVKPENSATIGNVELKAIHQERARWPLWRWLAAGALAVLLAEWYIYNRRVYV; encoded by the coding sequence ATGGGCGGACTAACCTGGCTCAATACGCTCGCGCCTTGGCAATGGGCCGTGCTGGGACTCATCCCGCCGGCGATCATCGCGTTGTATTTTCTCAAGCTGCGCCGCGCGCCGCTGGTGGTGCCGAGCACCTATCTGTGGCATCGTGCGCTCGAAGACCTGCACGTCAACAGCCTCTGGCAGCGGCTGCGGCGGAGCCTGTTGCTGTTGCTGCAATTGCTGCTCGTGGCCCTGGCGATCCTGGCCCTGGTGAACCCGCAGTGGCAGGGACAACAGTTGCAGGGGCAGCGTTTCATCTTTCTGATCGACAACTCGGCCAGCATGTCGGCGACCGACGTCAAGCCCGGCCCCACGCGTCTCGACGAGGCCAAGCGGCGCGTGTTGACGTTGATCGAGAACATGCCGGCCGATTCGGCGGCCATGCTCATCAGCTTTGCCGACTCGGCCCGCGTCGTGCAGCCGTTCACGACCAACCGCGGGGAACTTCGGGCCCGCCTGGCCCAGATCGCGCCGACCGAGCGCACGACTTCGTTGTCCGAGGCGTTGCGCGTCGCGTCGGGCCTGGCCAACCCGGGACGCATCGGCACCGATGCCGGCCGCGACGTGATGGTCGCCGAGGCGCTGCCGGCGACGCTGTATATCGTCAGCGACGGAAAATTCCCCGACGTCGCCGACTTTTCGCTGGGCAACCTCGAACCGATTCTATCGACCGTCGGCAGCCTCGATCCGGCCAACGTGACCGTCGCCGCTTTCGGCGCGCAGCTGCGCAACGCGCAGGAAGGAACCTGGCAGGCCTATGGCCGATTGCAGAATCACGGGACTCAGCCGGTCGAAGTGGCCGTCGAACTCTTGCACAACGGCAACTTGATCGACGCCGACCGCGTATCACTCGCGGCCGGCGGCGCGGCCGGCGTCGATTTCGAGCTGGGAACGATCGAGCCGGGGATCCTCGAACTGCGCGCCGACGTCAGCGACACGCTAGCGCTCGACGATCGGGCCTGGACGCCGATCAACCCGCCGCAGCAGGTGAAGATCGTGCTGGTCAGTTCGGGCAACGCGCCGTTACGGGCCGCGTTGGCGACCGGAACTTTGCAGGAACTCGCCCAAGTCGTGCAGGTCGATCCGAAAGAGCTGAGCACCCCGAGCTTTGCCGAGTCGATCGCCGACGCGCGGCTGGTGATCTTCGATCGCTGCCGCCCGGAAGCGCTACCGCCGTGCAACACGCTGTTCGTTGGAGAGTTGCCGCCGGGCGATCTCTGGTCGGCCGATCCGCCGATCGATGTCCCCTTGGTCATCGACACCGAGCAGGCGCACCCGATGATGCACCTCGTCGAATTGGGTGATGTGTTGTTCGCCGAGGGCACACCGCTGCACCCACCGCCGGGCGCAACCGTGCTGATCGAATCGCAAGCCGGCCCCCTCGCGGCGATTGCCCCGCGCGACAGCTACGAAGACGCCGTGCTGGGATTCACCCTGGGAGGCACGGAGCAGATTGGCACCAACTGGCCCTTGCGCCTGAGCTTCCCGGTGTTCGTCTTGAACACGGTCAATTATCTCGGCGGTCAGCGCGACGCCCTCGTGGCGGGCAGCCTGCATCCGGGCGATCCGGCCGCGATCCGGGCAACGACCGAGCGGCTCAGTGTGCGGACTCCCGACGGCCGCTCGGTGCCCGTCGAACACGGCACTCAGGATGTCTTTCAGTTCGACGATACGGAAAGGCAGGGGGCCTATGACGTTCGTGACGCACAGGGCACGGACCTGGGGCATTTTGCCGTCAATCTGTTCGACGCCGCCGAGAGCGATTTGGCCGTCAAACCGGAAAACTCGGCCACGATTGGCAACGTAGAACTGAAGGCGATCCACCAAGAGCGTGCCCGCTGGCCGCTCTGGCGCTGGTTGGCTGCCGGGGCGTTGGCAGTGTTGTTGGCGGAGTGGTATATCTACAATCGCCGAGTTTACGTGTAA
- a CDS encoding VWA domain-containing protein: MLPFRVQFDHPWWLAALLLAPLLYWWSRRSLAALGPVRRWLALALRLAVFAALVLALAELRLLRTSERMTVVFLLDQSLSIPPQQRQAMIEYTNAAIREFRRPQDQVGVIVFGREAALEIPPFDDDVQVPSQIESRVDQEHTNLAAALRLAQASFPEGAARRIVIISDGNQNLGDVLEQARTLVDAGVGVDVQPVYYQARSDISVEKLALPADVRQGQPFDMRVVVENNTPVTESSDGRVSGTLRVSQIVSGQPQTISEQPVTLAPGKQVFTLRQQLDQPNFYTFEAQFIPDDPAADALSQNNRATNFTSIRGTGQVLLIENHEQPAQFDLMVEQLRAHDLDVTVRNTDQLFTSLAELQPFDTVLLANVPRESFSDDQIQMLVSNTEQMGAGLVMLGGPESFGAGGWTNTPLEEAMPLDFQIKNAKVIPKGALALVMHASELAKGNYWQKVVARDSIRSLGDQDYCGLLQWQGTDRWLWNHPQGMVVVGPNRRKMLALLDRMTPGDMPAFDPSLVMAKRAFDGLKDAAIKHMIVISDGDPSPPSGGIVQGLINSKITVSTVAVGTHGPAGSAELKKLANATGGKYYSVTNNAMLPKIFQKEARTVSRPLVYEDPAGFTPQIVFPHEMTSGIDRALPPLTGYVLTTVKANPLVEVIAVSPVGGERQNNSLVATWTYGLGKTVCFTSDAGARWAKAWTTWDAYGKFFSQLTRASMRPAGDQGKFTVTTDVANGEAQIVVTALDKDDEFLNFLDLGATVLGPDLKPRQVTFEQTAPGRYVGRFAAKESGSYFYMISPGPGLAPIRSGLNVSYSAEFRDRATNEPLLKLLANLRSRGGSAGRLIVDPDGRGRLEGLLATDVFRRDLHLATSSQDVWHLLLFGGACLFLADVFVRRVSLDVSWIARGATRVYNRLRGRGEAAPATEYMDRLRSRKAEIGDQLEQQRAATRFEPAGPPPAGDALAEELPDSPLPPVEQQPRSGGISAGEPEAESYTERLLKAKKQVWKNQPPGSEGNN, from the coding sequence ATGCTTCCCTTCCGCGTGCAATTCGATCACCCGTGGTGGCTGGCGGCGCTGCTCTTGGCGCCGCTGCTGTACTGGTGGAGCCGGCGCAGCCTTGCGGCGCTGGGCCCGGTGCGGCGCTGGCTGGCCTTGGCGCTGCGCTTGGCGGTGTTCGCGGCGCTCGTGCTGGCCTTGGCCGAGCTGCGGCTGCTGCGGACCAGCGAGCGCATGACGGTCGTATTCCTGCTCGACCAGTCGCTGAGCATCCCGCCGCAGCAGCGGCAGGCGATGATCGAGTACACCAACGCCGCGATCCGCGAGTTTCGCCGCCCGCAAGACCAGGTCGGCGTGATCGTGTTTGGCCGCGAAGCGGCGTTGGAGATTCCGCCGTTTGACGACGACGTGCAGGTGCCCAGCCAGATCGAGAGCCGCGTCGATCAGGAGCACACCAACCTGGCCGCCGCGCTCCGGTTGGCGCAGGCCTCTTTCCCCGAAGGCGCGGCCCGGCGGATCGTCATCATTTCCGACGGCAATCAGAACCTGGGCGATGTGCTCGAGCAGGCCCGGACGCTAGTCGACGCCGGTGTCGGCGTCGACGTGCAACCGGTGTATTACCAGGCGCGCAGCGACATCAGTGTCGAGAAGCTGGCGCTGCCGGCCGACGTCCGGCAAGGACAGCCGTTCGACATGCGCGTGGTGGTCGAAAACAACACGCCGGTCACCGAGAGCTCCGACGGCCGGGTCAGTGGCACGTTGCGCGTGTCGCAAATCGTCTCCGGGCAGCCCCAGACTATTTCCGAGCAGCCGGTCACGCTGGCCCCCGGCAAACAGGTCTTCACGCTCCGGCAGCAGCTCGATCAGCCGAACTTCTACACCTTCGAAGCCCAATTCATTCCGGACGATCCGGCGGCCGATGCGCTGTCGCAAAACAACCGGGCGACCAACTTCACCTCGATCCGCGGTACCGGTCAGGTGCTGCTGATCGAGAACCACGAGCAGCCGGCTCAGTTCGACCTGATGGTCGAGCAGCTCCGCGCGCACGATCTCGACGTCACGGTCCGCAACACCGATCAGTTGTTCACCAGCCTGGCCGAACTACAGCCGTTCGACACGGTGCTGTTGGCCAACGTGCCGCGCGAGAGTTTCTCGGACGACCAGATCCAAATGCTGGTCAGCAACACCGAGCAGATGGGCGCGGGCCTCGTCATGCTCGGCGGCCCCGAGAGCTTTGGTGCCGGCGGGTGGACCAACACGCCGCTCGAAGAGGCCATGCCGCTCGATTTTCAGATCAAGAACGCCAAGGTGATTCCCAAGGGCGCATTGGCGCTAGTGATGCACGCCTCGGAGCTGGCCAAGGGCAATTACTGGCAAAAGGTCGTGGCCCGCGATTCAATTCGCTCGCTGGGTGATCAGGACTACTGCGGACTGTTGCAATGGCAGGGAACCGATCGTTGGCTCTGGAACCATCCGCAGGGGATGGTCGTCGTCGGTCCCAATCGCCGCAAGATGCTCGCGCTGCTCGACCGCATGACCCCGGGCGACATGCCGGCGTTCGACCCTTCTTTGGTGATGGCCAAGCGCGCGTTCGACGGCCTGAAAGACGCCGCAATCAAGCACATGATCGTAATCAGCGATGGTGATCCCTCGCCGCCGTCGGGCGGGATTGTCCAGGGACTGATCAACAGCAAGATCACCGTCAGCACCGTGGCCGTCGGTACGCACGGCCCCGCCGGCAGCGCCGAGCTGAAAAAGCTCGCGAACGCGACCGGCGGCAAGTACTACTCGGTGACGAACAACGCGATGTTGCCGAAGATCTTCCAGAAAGAGGCCCGCACCGTGTCGCGGCCGCTCGTCTATGAAGACCCCGCGGGCTTTACGCCGCAGATCGTGTTCCCGCACGAGATGACCTCGGGCATCGATCGCGCGCTGCCGCCGTTGACCGGCTATGTGTTGACGACGGTCAAAGCCAACCCCTTGGTCGAAGTGATCGCCGTGTCGCCGGTCGGGGGCGAGCGCCAAAACAACTCGCTCGTGGCGACCTGGACCTATGGACTGGGCAAGACCGTTTGTTTCACGAGCGATGCCGGGGCGCGCTGGGCCAAGGCCTGGACGACCTGGGACGCTTACGGCAAGTTCTTCTCGCAGCTCACGCGGGCCTCGATGCGGCCGGCCGGCGATCAGGGGAAATTCACTGTCACGACCGACGTTGCCAACGGCGAGGCCCAAATCGTCGTCACCGCGTTGGACAAGGACGACGAGTTCCTCAATTTCCTTGATCTCGGCGCGACGGTTCTAGGGCCCGACCTCAAGCCGCGCCAAGTCACGTTCGAGCAAACTGCGCCGGGGCGCTACGTCGGCCGGTTTGCGGCCAAGGAGTCAGGCAGCTACTTCTACATGATCAGCCCAGGACCGGGCCTGGCGCCGATTCGCTCGGGCCTGAATGTGTCGTACTCGGCCGAGTTTCGCGATCGGGCCACGAACGAGCCGCTGCTAAAGCTGTTGGCCAACCTGCGCAGCCGGGGGGGCAGCGCCGGCCGCTTGATCGTCGATCCCGACGGCCGTGGGCGGCTCGAAGGGCTGCTGGCCACGGACGTGTTTCGTCGCGACCTGCATCTGGCCACCAGCAGCCAGGACGTCTGGCACCTGTTACTGTTCGGCGGAGCGTGCCTGTTCCTGGCCGACGTGTTCGTGCGCCGCGTGAGTCTCGACGTGAGTTGGATCGCCCGCGGCGCCACCCGGGTATACAACCGCTTGCGCGGGCGCGGCGAAGCGGCCCCGGCGACCGAGTACATGGACCGTCTGCGCAGCCGCAAGGCCGAAATCGGCGACCAACTCGAGCAGCAGCGCGCCGCCACGCGGTTCGAACCAGCCGGCCCGCCCCCGGCGGGCGATGCACTGGCCGAGGAATTGCCCGATTCGCCGCTGCCCCCCGTCGAGCAACAACCCCGCTCGGGAGGCATTAGCGCGGGCGAGCCCGAGGCCGAGAGCTACACCGAGCGGCTGCTCAAGGCCAAGAAGCAGGTCTGGAAGAATCAGCCGCCGGGCAGCGAAGGCAACAACTAA
- a CDS encoding MoxR family ATPase, which translates to MSLGDSMQQQAEEFARRYHAVREQIGRVIVGHDDVVHGVLTCLFVGGHCLLEGVPGLGKTLLVRTLARALSLKFSRIQFTPDLMPADILGTNLVMESPDGRRSFQFQQGPIFTQICLADEINRATPKTQSAMLETMQEGSVTIAGHVYQLERPFLVMATQNPIEQEGTYPLPEAQLDRFMFKLLIGYSSRQELSAIVDRTTRGTHIEPATVMDGAEILRWQALVREVILAPHVQDYVVRLVLATHPDGQFAVPITNQYVRWGSSPRGAQTITLAAKVRALLDGRFNVSYEDIRRVYLPALRHRVLLNFEAQAESVDSDRVLLEILEQVPEQIKGEQAA; encoded by the coding sequence ATGTCCCTGGGCGATTCCATGCAACAACAGGCCGAGGAATTTGCGCGGCGCTATCACGCCGTGCGCGAGCAGATCGGCCGCGTGATCGTCGGGCACGACGACGTCGTGCACGGCGTGCTGACCTGCCTGTTTGTCGGCGGGCATTGCCTGCTGGAAGGCGTGCCGGGACTGGGCAAGACGCTGCTGGTGCGCACGCTGGCCCGGGCATTGAGCCTGAAGTTTTCACGCATTCAATTCACGCCCGACTTGATGCCGGCCGACATCCTCGGGACGAACCTGGTGATGGAATCGCCCGACGGGCGGCGCAGTTTCCAGTTTCAGCAAGGTCCGATCTTCACGCAGATCTGCCTGGCCGACGAAATCAACCGCGCTACGCCGAAGACGCAGTCGGCCATGCTCGAGACGATGCAAGAAGGCTCGGTCACCATCGCGGGCCACGTCTACCAACTCGAACGGCCGTTCCTGGTCATGGCCACGCAAAACCCGATCGAGCAGGAAGGAACGTATCCGCTGCCCGAGGCACAGCTCGACCGCTTCATGTTCAAGCTGTTGATCGGCTACTCGAGCCGCCAGGAACTCTCGGCGATCGTTGATCGCACCACGCGGGGCACGCACATCGAGCCGGCCACCGTGATGGACGGGGCCGAGATTCTCCGCTGGCAGGCGCTGGTGCGCGAGGTGATTCTGGCGCCGCACGTGCAAGATTACGTCGTCCGACTCGTGCTGGCGACGCACCCCGACGGTCAATTCGCCGTCCCGATCACGAACCAATATGTCCGCTGGGGTTCCAGCCCACGCGGGGCCCAGACGATCACCCTGGCAGCCAAGGTCCGCGCGCTGCTCGACGGGCGATTCAACGTGAGCTACGAAGACATCCGCCGCGTGTACCTGCCCGCGCTGCGCCACCGAGTGCTGTTGAACTTCGAGGCCCAGGCCGAGAGCGTCGACTCGGACCGCGTGCTGCTCGAGATTCTCGAACAGGTGCCCGAACAGATCAAAGGCGAGCAAGCCGCGTAA
- a CDS encoding threonylcarbamoyl-AMP synthase, with the protein MPPVVFDLRSADDSRDVVHRAVQALAEGKLVAFPTETIYGLAASALVESAVERLLAVKGRSKVPVALAIKSAEDACDYVPDLSPLGRRLARRCWPGPVTLVVENHHPEGLVQQLPTAVRQAVAPDGWVALRVPAHGAIQHVLKLLAGPLALTSATRDGGPDSTTAAAVVSALDDQVQLVIDDGQTRFGQPSSIVRVREKSFELIRQGVVSEQVLKRLSSLMILFVCTGNTCRSPMAEIMCRKLLAERLGCPMAELPDRGVLVVSAGIAAMMGGRASTESVNVMAAQGLDLRDHESQPLTPQLVRHADYILTMTGAHRQAIIGEWPEASARTRVLCRSGADVTDPIGGTTAHYQRCADQIRAELTAWVKELPL; encoded by the coding sequence ATGCCGCCTGTTGTCTTCGATCTTCGCAGCGCTGACGATTCGCGCGACGTCGTGCACCGCGCCGTGCAAGCACTGGCCGAGGGCAAGCTCGTCGCGTTTCCGACCGAGACCATCTACGGACTGGCTGCTAGCGCACTGGTCGAGAGCGCCGTCGAGCGCCTGCTGGCCGTCAAGGGGCGCTCCAAGGTTCCGGTTGCGCTGGCCATCAAGAGTGCCGAAGACGCCTGCGATTATGTTCCCGACCTGAGTCCCTTGGGCCGGCGATTGGCGCGGCGCTGCTGGCCGGGGCCGGTGACCTTGGTGGTCGAGAACCATCATCCCGAGGGTCTGGTCCAACAATTGCCTACGGCGGTTCGTCAGGCCGTTGCGCCGGACGGCTGGGTGGCCTTGCGCGTACCGGCGCACGGCGCGATCCAGCACGTGCTCAAACTGCTGGCGGGCCCCCTGGCCTTGACCAGCGCCACCCGCGACGGAGGCCCCGACTCGACCACGGCGGCCGCGGTAGTCTCGGCCCTCGACGACCAGGTGCAGTTGGTGATCGATGACGGCCAGACCCGGTTTGGCCAGCCGTCTTCGATCGTACGCGTCAGGGAGAAATCGTTCGAGCTGATCCGCCAGGGGGTGGTCAGCGAGCAAGTGCTCAAGAGGCTCAGCAGCTTGATGATTCTGTTTGTCTGCACCGGCAACACGTGCCGCAGCCCGATGGCTGAGATCATGTGCCGGAAATTGCTGGCCGAGCGGCTGGGCTGTCCGATGGCCGAGTTGCCCGATCGCGGCGTGCTGGTCGTCTCAGCCGGAATCGCGGCTATGATGGGGGGCAGGGCCAGTACCGAAAGCGTCAACGTCATGGCGGCCCAGGGACTCGACTTGCGCGATCACGAAAGCCAACCGCTGACCCCGCAACTGGTCCGCCACGCCGACTACATCCTCACGATGACTGGCGCGCATCGGCAGGCGATTATTGGCGAATGGCCCGAGGCCTCGGCGCGAACCCGCGTGTTGTGCCGGAGCGGGGCTGACGTGACCGACCCGATCGGCGGCACCACGGCCCACTATCAGCGCTGTGCCGACCAGATTCGGGCCGAGCTAACCGCATGGGTTAAGGAATTACCGCTCTAG
- the rpiB gene encoding ribose 5-phosphate isomerase B: MRIAIGSDHRGVAVKDKIIDLLGRLQHAAVDVGTHGNESVDYPDIAESVARKVASHEVDRGILICGSGLGMCIAANKVKGVRAAPCSDDLAAEMSRRHNDLNVLCLSADMLGEKLIDRIVEVWLATEFEGGRHARRIAKIDDLEKDCGD; this comes from the coding sequence ATGCGAATTGCGATCGGCAGCGATCACCGTGGCGTCGCGGTCAAGGACAAAATCATCGACCTGCTCGGCCGCTTGCAACATGCGGCCGTCGACGTGGGGACCCACGGCAACGAAAGCGTCGACTATCCCGATATCGCCGAAAGCGTGGCCCGCAAGGTGGCCAGCCATGAGGTCGATCGCGGGATCCTGATCTGCGGTAGCGGATTGGGCATGTGCATTGCCGCCAACAAGGTCAAGGGAGTGCGTGCGGCCCCTTGCAGCGACGATCTGGCGGCGGAGATGAGCCGCCGGCACAACGACCTCAACGTGCTCTGCTTGTCGGCCGACATGCTGGGCGAAAAGCTGATCGACCGCATCGTCGAGGTCTGGTTGGCCACCGAATTCGAAGGCGGCCGGCACGCGCGGCGAATTGCCAAGATCGACGACCTGGAAAAAGACTGCGGCGACTAG